In a single window of the Olivibacter sp. SDN3 genome:
- a CDS encoding RluA family pseudouridine synthase — MQPIIYQNIIYEDQHLIALNKPANYLVEKVSNDDVPLDELLSQHLSDTYARPMRAQAVHRLDRPVSGALMFAKTEEGLQGMQRLFKYRKIRKTYWAVVRQAPAKEKDKLVHWLTRNREENISTVYNEPCRDGLRAELDYQLLGEVDGYHLIEVFPITGRTHQIRVQLASMGCPIVGDYKYGFPREGSRPSILLHAKELTFDHPIHQEKTTIKAGLPVYHAWRKFESFYQRTSLAMA, encoded by the coding sequence ATGCAGCCTATTATCTATCAAAATATCATTTACGAAGATCAACATTTAATTGCTCTGAACAAACCGGCCAACTATTTAGTAGAAAAAGTGTCTAATGATGATGTGCCTTTAGACGAATTGCTCAGTCAGCACTTGTCAGATACTTATGCACGGCCAATGCGGGCACAGGCCGTCCATCGATTAGATCGACCGGTAAGTGGGGCACTCATGTTTGCTAAAACCGAAGAAGGCCTACAAGGTATGCAGCGATTATTTAAATATAGAAAGATAAGGAAAACCTACTGGGCAGTTGTACGTCAGGCGCCAGCAAAAGAAAAGGACAAACTGGTACATTGGCTAACACGCAATCGCGAAGAAAATATCAGCACTGTTTACAACGAACCCTGCCGTGATGGCCTTAGAGCAGAACTTGATTACCAGTTACTGGGTGAGGTTGACGGTTATCATTTAATAGAAGTATTCCCAATCACCGGTCGGACACATCAGATCAGGGTACAATTGGCATCTATGGGCTGTCCTATTGTGGGCGATTATAAATACGGTTTTCCTCGGGAAGGCAGCAGACCCTCTATTTTGTTACATGCTAAAGAGCTCACCTTTGATCATCCCATTCATCAGGAGAAAACAACAATCAAGGCAGGCCTACCTGTGTATCATGCCTGGAGAAAATTTGAAAGCTTTTATCAGCGAACATCATTGGCCATGGCTTAA
- a CDS encoding FecR family protein has product MNRNDIENLLKRYSENKCSAREIQLLEEWADIRSRKTYWEWTDGEQRMTTGSRIKKQLKQMGYGGSGEKTKRIYRLKTISIAASILLVVSMLYYGYGTFIVDSDKTKLLQTGTLREAVLPGTKTATLTLSNGSRIKLAETTTGEIAQESGIRISKNEDGEIVYDTRGVSPVKNKNQANVYNIVSTPRGGQYKVILPDGTKVWLNAASSLRYPACFDITERRVQLLGEAYFEVNGQHSGESQEKVPFIVSSEQQETLVTGTHFNINAYPDESRIVTTLLEGSVEVKKGGQQMALAPGQQVVNFKQHKLLKKNDIDASLAISWKNGYFTFEDQNIQTIMKNISRWYDVDIIFQGDSPKRKIGGTFSRSKSLDDLLKYLEDLAKVRFKKEGRRVIVMT; this is encoded by the coding sequence ATGAACCGAAATGATATTGAGAATTTACTAAAACGTTATAGTGAAAATAAATGTTCCGCAAGAGAAATCCAGTTACTTGAAGAGTGGGCGGATATTCGGTCGAGGAAGACTTATTGGGAATGGACAGATGGAGAACAGCGAATGACGACCGGATCTCGTATCAAAAAGCAGTTAAAGCAGATGGGTTACGGTGGGTCTGGAGAAAAAACGAAACGAATCTATCGTTTGAAAACTATCAGTATCGCGGCCTCTATTTTATTAGTGGTATCCATGCTCTATTATGGCTACGGAACATTCATAGTTGATTCTGATAAAACCAAGCTCCTTCAAACAGGTACATTACGGGAGGCTGTTTTGCCGGGAACCAAAACAGCGACCCTAACCTTGTCAAACGGATCGCGGATAAAACTGGCTGAAACTACAACGGGAGAGATCGCTCAAGAATCAGGTATTCGTATTTCCAAAAACGAAGACGGAGAAATTGTATACGATACAAGAGGCGTATCTCCTGTAAAAAATAAAAATCAAGCGAATGTCTATAATATAGTTTCCACTCCCCGTGGAGGTCAATATAAGGTGATATTACCCGATGGCACTAAGGTATGGCTCAATGCGGCTTCATCGCTTCGTTATCCAGCGTGCTTTGATATCACGGAAAGACGCGTGCAATTGCTTGGTGAAGCGTATTTTGAAGTCAATGGTCAGCATAGTGGTGAAAGCCAAGAAAAAGTGCCCTTTATTGTGTCCTCAGAACAGCAGGAAACGCTTGTTACCGGTACTCATTTTAATATTAATGCCTATCCGGATGAAAGTCGGATAGTCACCACACTATTAGAAGGGAGCGTTGAGGTGAAAAAAGGAGGACAGCAAATGGCTTTAGCGCCGGGGCAGCAAGTGGTTAATTTTAAGCAACACAAGCTCTTGAAGAAGAATGATATTGATGCCAGTTTAGCCATATCATGGAAGAATGGCTACTTTACTTTTGAAGACCAGAATATTCAAACCATCATGAAAAATATATCCCGATGGTACGATGTCGATATCATCTTTCAGGGAGATAGCCCGAAAAGGAAAATAGGAGGCACCTTTTCTAGGTCGAAAAGTTTGGATGATTTATTGAAATATCTTGAAGACTTAGCAAAGGTGCGTTTTAAAAAAGAAGGAAGGAGGGTTATTGTGATGACTTAA
- a CDS encoding RNA polymerase sigma factor, translating into MEIVEDHILLQQLLSGKTNAYDIVYDKYWEGLFLYTMRIVKDAGDAEDLVQESFMALWRMNTKLGQIQSLKAYLFAVARNKALKHIQANVQKLDYVDSLVQYFSDKSENPEEKVVLKELNAFIDHEIDKLPEKMKEVFLLSRKEHLSYKEIAERLGISDETVRKQIHRSLKYLKTKINREYLSSVAILLICKYL; encoded by the coding sequence ATGGAAATTGTAGAAGACCATATATTGCTACAACAGCTATTATCCGGGAAAACGAATGCCTATGATATCGTATATGATAAATATTGGGAAGGCTTGTTCCTGTATACCATGCGTATTGTAAAAGACGCAGGTGACGCTGAGGATTTAGTACAAGAGTCATTCATGGCCCTGTGGCGGATGAATACCAAGCTTGGCCAAATTCAATCATTGAAAGCTTACCTCTTCGCGGTTGCTAGAAATAAAGCACTTAAACATATACAGGCTAATGTTCAGAAACTGGATTATGTAGATTCACTGGTTCAGTATTTTTCTGATAAATCGGAAAACCCGGAGGAAAAAGTGGTGCTGAAAGAATTAAATGCTTTTATCGATCATGAAATAGATAAATTACCGGAGAAAATGAAGGAAGTGTTCTTGCTGAGCAGAAAAGAACATTTATCTTATAAAGAGATAGCCGAACGGCTTGGGATTTCCGATGAGACGGTAAGAAAACAGATTCATCGTTCGCTGAAATACTTAAAAACAAAAATTAATAGGGAATACCTGTCTAGCGTTGCCATACTCCTAATCTGTAAATATTTATAA
- a CDS encoding RagB/SusD family nutrient uptake outer membrane protein: protein MKTVLNIVMITVLILTSACQKGFLDQVPDDRLTLEETFANRITAEKFLNNVYSRIPNEFGQRNPGGDENAGLWTGGSDEAEYVWGFVQSNNMNIGNWDATSGFVGDFWTNYYRGIRSASFFMTNVHLVPDMSEALKTQYLAEARALRAMYYFYMMRLFGPVIILGEEVIEPDAPIEQVQLPRNTMEECVQYVANELELAAADLPVVPSNDNNFGRITKGIAMAFRAQTFLLAASPLFNGNTDLAGLQNLDGTPLVGQSYDAGKWQRAADAYRAFIAEFVPGTYDLFRKNDVDGNFDAYLSCRDLFLTDWHQEVILCRVGNSMTARQYEMTPYHNGYEREFRGSGGLGATQNQVDAFFMANGRSIDDPISGYLEDGFAEEATQYTEEGTYNQWVNREPRFYVNITYNGSIWLNTNGGVRIVTELYNNGNSGRATGGNDYSPTGYIVRKAMGLGDWDAGQRTNILYRLGNVFLDYVEALNEADPGNADILRYLNLIRERAGIPNYGSAELPAPDGQDAMRAAIWKERRVELAFENVRFFDTRRWKIAEETDNGPIYGLDINSNLPDFLNVVPFETRVFNKRHYLFPIPANDINVDRLLVQNPGW from the coding sequence ATGAAAACAGTCCTAAATATTGTAATGATTACCGTTCTGATCCTTACCAGCGCTTGTCAGAAGGGTTTTCTTGATCAGGTTCCGGATGATCGTCTAACTTTAGAAGAAACTTTTGCTAATCGGATAACGGCAGAAAAATTTCTGAATAATGTGTATTCGCGTATTCCGAATGAATTCGGACAGCGTAATCCCGGAGGTGATGAAAATGCAGGCCTTTGGACCGGAGGTTCCGACGAGGCCGAGTATGTCTGGGGTTTTGTACAATCGAATAATATGAATATCGGCAATTGGGACGCAACTTCTGGTTTTGTCGGAGATTTTTGGACGAATTATTACAGAGGTATACGTTCGGCGAGTTTCTTTATGACTAATGTGCATCTGGTGCCGGATATGTCTGAAGCATTAAAAACACAGTATCTTGCCGAGGCAAGGGCACTTCGGGCCATGTATTATTTTTACATGATGCGATTATTTGGCCCAGTTATTATTCTTGGAGAAGAGGTTATCGAGCCGGATGCACCGATAGAGCAGGTACAATTGCCCCGAAATACCATGGAAGAGTGCGTCCAGTATGTTGCCAATGAATTGGAATTGGCCGCAGCGGACCTTCCGGTAGTTCCATCAAATGATAATAATTTTGGCCGCATCACCAAAGGTATTGCCATGGCTTTCCGCGCGCAAACGTTTCTATTGGCCGCAAGTCCTTTATTCAATGGTAATACTGACCTTGCAGGCTTGCAAAATTTAGATGGTACGCCGTTGGTCGGCCAAAGTTATGATGCCGGTAAATGGCAACGTGCTGCCGACGCCTATCGTGCATTTATTGCCGAGTTTGTGCCGGGAACTTATGATCTTTTCCGTAAAAATGATGTTGACGGCAATTTTGATGCTTATCTTTCCTGTCGTGATCTGTTTCTTACCGATTGGCATCAGGAGGTTATCCTTTGCCGTGTAGGAAATTCGATGACTGCCCGCCAGTACGAAATGACACCCTATCATAATGGCTATGAACGGGAGTTTAGAGGCAGTGGCGGTTTAGGTGCCACGCAAAATCAGGTGGATGCTTTTTTTATGGCTAATGGAAGAAGTATAGACGACCCCATATCTGGATACCTAGAAGATGGTTTTGCAGAGGAAGCAACGCAATACACGGAAGAAGGTACTTATAATCAATGGGTGAATAGAGAACCTCGTTTCTATGTAAACATTACGTATAATGGTAGTATTTGGTTAAACACCAATGGTGGAGTGCGTATTGTAACAGAATTGTACAATAATGGCAATTCAGGAAGAGCGACTGGAGGCAATGATTATTCACCAACCGGATATATAGTACGTAAAGCAATGGGCTTGGGCGATTGGGATGCAGGTCAGCGAACCAATATACTATATCGGCTGGGAAACGTGTTTTTAGATTATGTCGAAGCACTTAACGAGGCGGATCCCGGTAACGCTGACATATTGAGGTACCTGAACTTAATTCGTGAGCGTGCCGGCATACCCAACTACGGGTCGGCCGAACTACCTGCTCCTGATGGCCAAGACGCTATGCGAGCGGCTATTTGGAAAGAACGTAGAGTAGAATTGGCTTTTGAGAATGTACGTTTTTTCGATACTCGTAGATGGAAAATAGCTGAAGAAACCGATAATGGTCCGATCTACGGGCTCGATATCAACAGCAACCTACCCGATTTTCTAAATGTGGTGCCTTTTGAAACCCGAGTGTTCAATAAGAGACATTATCTATTTCCGATACCTGCAAATGACATCAATGTTGATCGCTTACTGGTGCAGAACCCCGGCTGGTAA
- a CDS encoding arylsulfatase: MINKAFFSVIVFFAINFCFAQSENQRPNIVFILADDLGYGDLGVYGQQIIKTPHIDRLAEQGMRFTEFYAGTSVCAPSRSALLTGQHTGHTYIRGNKEIEPEGQEPLADSVQSYAQLLKEAGYVTGAFGKWGLGMVGTSGAPLKKGFDTFFGYICQRQSHRYYPTHLWHNEQKVMLEGNDLAHKVHYAPTLIQEKTLQFIEEHQQEPFFLFIPTVLPHAELQGPEDEYYKMYENSFEEHPYKGNDYGPNATVAGYAGVEKPRATFAAMVSRMDAYVGEVLAKLDELGLTENTLVIFSSDNGAHREGGADPIFFNSSGGLRGFKRDLYEGGIKTPYIVRWPGKIRARSESAFIGSFWDVMPTLLDIAGTPKANYTDGVSLLPILLGDESAQEAHAYLYWEFHEDGGRQAIRIGNWKGIRLQVAKNPKGPIELYNLLEDPREEHDVAASHPAIVKQISDYMEEAHTPSKLFPF; the protein is encoded by the coding sequence ATGATAAATAAAGCGTTTTTTAGTGTTATTGTTTTTTTTGCAATCAATTTTTGTTTTGCGCAAAGTGAAAATCAACGTCCCAATATCGTATTTATCCTAGCCGACGATTTGGGGTATGGCGATTTGGGTGTATATGGACAACAGATCATAAAAACACCTCATATCGATCGTTTGGCAGAACAAGGTATGCGATTTACGGAGTTCTATGCGGGCACTTCTGTTTGCGCGCCCTCTCGTTCGGCATTACTAACCGGGCAACATACTGGGCACACGTATATTAGAGGGAATAAGGAAATTGAACCAGAGGGGCAAGAACCTTTGGCAGATTCGGTACAAAGCTACGCACAACTTTTAAAAGAGGCGGGTTATGTTACCGGAGCTTTCGGGAAATGGGGCTTAGGAATGGTAGGCACTTCAGGGGCACCTTTAAAAAAAGGCTTTGATACTTTTTTTGGATATATTTGTCAGCGGCAGTCGCATCGCTATTATCCTACGCATTTGTGGCATAATGAACAAAAAGTGATGCTCGAAGGTAATGATTTAGCCCATAAAGTGCATTATGCGCCAACCTTGATTCAGGAAAAGACGTTGCAATTTATCGAGGAGCATCAACAAGAACCATTCTTCCTCTTTATACCCACGGTTTTACCTCATGCCGAACTTCAGGGGCCGGAAGATGAATATTACAAAATGTATGAAAATAGTTTTGAAGAACACCCTTATAAAGGAAATGATTACGGCCCGAACGCAACGGTTGCCGGCTATGCGGGAGTGGAGAAGCCACGAGCTACATTTGCTGCAATGGTTAGCCGTATGGATGCCTATGTAGGGGAGGTGCTAGCTAAATTGGATGAATTGGGACTTACGGAAAATACCTTAGTTATCTTTAGCAGTGATAACGGCGCCCACCGGGAGGGAGGAGCCGATCCAATATTTTTCAATAGTTCAGGTGGTTTGCGTGGTTTTAAAAGAGATTTATATGAAGGTGGGATCAAAACACCCTACATTGTTCGGTGGCCAGGAAAAATCAGAGCAAGAAGTGAAAGTGCCTTCATCGGCTCTTTCTGGGATGTGATGCCTACTTTATTGGATATTGCAGGCACCCCGAAAGCGAATTACACGGATGGCGTTTCTTTATTGCCTATCCTGTTGGGAGATGAGTCGGCCCAAGAGGCACATGCTTATTTATATTGGGAATTCCATGAAGACGGTGGTAGGCAAGCTATACGGATAGGTAATTGGAAGGGAATCCGCCTGCAAGTAGCCAAGAATCCCAAAGGCCCTATTGAGTTGTATAATTTGTTGGAAGACCCCAGGGAAGAACATGATGTAGCTGCTTCTCATCCTGCGATAGTCAAACAGATCAGCGACTATATGGAAGAGGCGCACACGCCAAGCAAATTATTCCCTTTTTAA
- a CDS encoding TonB-dependent receptor, whose product MKLCVMLFFATILQAKATVFAQNASIKVKNASIKTVIKTLREQTGYDFLYATEDLERSKPVSLDFYDVSLREILDACFKEQPLTYRIDHTTVLIKPTVPLSIASARQVTVTGKVVDVDGEPLPSVSISVKENPNIGTGTDENGVFALDVPSNSVLVVSYVGFRTQEVPLNNQTDVLIVLEADATELEEVAVVGFGTQRKVSLIGAQSTVSPNELKLPVASLTQSLAGRLAGVVGVQRSGEPGRSTADIWIRGIATFGGNSSAPLVLVDGVERSINNLDPEDIESFTVLKDASGTAVYGVRGANGVILVKTKSGKIGKPQIFFDYNEGISTFTRRPKLADGITYMNMANEASVGRGLSERYSQEYINNTASGIDPLLYPNVNWMDEIFNETSRNRRANLNAGGGVENAQYYVSLAYFNETGFLRTDDLEQYNSALDFKRYNFTSNLNLKLTATTRLDLGLQGFVSNGNYPGENTEDIFGSAFDVSPVEYPVMYPGGFIPGRAAQGGFRNPYADLTRRGYRTEFRNQLYSNIRLTQDLAMLTEGLNVSAMFSFDAYNENFIKRSKRESTYFPDMNRPYNEDGSLNLVETFNSGGNYLGYDPHRAGNRRFYTEASANYDRGFGKHRVGGLALFYTQDYNNPFAGSFTSSIPERQVGLAMRGTYSYDDRYFVELNAGYNGSELFAPGNRYGFFPAFGLGWVPSNEKFFEPLKGAVSFLKFRYSDGVTGIGRIGDGNGRRFAYLTLVADNALGYALGRGFQNTGGINVTDYGVDIRWAESRKQNLGVEIRTLKDNLYLIFDIFRENRTGIFLQRQSVPSFIGLENAPFGNLGVVDNRGFDATLEYNFQLGQVNLGLRGNITYNMDKLVNDDRPEQPYPWMSYLGNNVLSRYGYIAEKLFDTQEEIDNSAVPGDRSKIRPGDIKFADLNGDGLINDYDRTRIGRGDVPTTVYGFGFDFSYKGFALSTLFQGVHDADVMLGGSAIIPFNGGGGLSNSYSNITDRWTPENPRQDAFYPRLAYGEDQNFNNIQSNSWWVKDISFLRLKSAQISYNLPRHFTNKFGIQNAAVYLIGMNLLTFSKFNLWDPELNTSNGSKYPLAATLSLGLNLKF is encoded by the coding sequence ATGAAATTATGTGTTATGTTGTTTTTTGCTACCATTTTGCAGGCTAAAGCAACTGTTTTTGCGCAGAATGCGAGCATTAAGGTGAAGAATGCATCCATCAAAACGGTAATAAAAACACTAAGGGAACAAACGGGCTATGATTTCCTCTATGCTACGGAAGACTTAGAAAGATCAAAGCCGGTGAGTCTTGATTTTTATGATGTCTCTTTAAGAGAGATTCTAGACGCATGCTTTAAGGAACAGCCGCTAACTTATCGCATCGATCATACGACGGTGCTTATCAAACCAACCGTTCCCTTGAGCATTGCCAGCGCAAGGCAAGTAACGGTTACCGGCAAAGTAGTAGATGTTGATGGTGAACCCCTACCTTCAGTTTCTATTAGTGTGAAGGAGAATCCGAACATCGGAACCGGCACTGACGAAAACGGCGTTTTTGCTTTAGATGTACCAAGCAATAGTGTATTGGTTGTGTCGTATGTAGGGTTTCGCACACAGGAGGTGCCCCTGAATAATCAAACCGACGTGCTGATTGTTTTAGAGGCTGATGCTACGGAGTTGGAAGAAGTCGCTGTTGTGGGTTTCGGAACACAACGAAAGGTTTCCTTGATCGGAGCACAATCAACAGTGAGTCCGAATGAATTAAAATTGCCGGTGGCGAGTCTTACCCAGTCCCTGGCAGGTAGGCTTGCTGGGGTAGTAGGCGTTCAGCGAAGTGGAGAACCGGGGCGAAGTACGGCAGATATTTGGATCCGGGGGATTGCTACTTTTGGCGGCAACTCCAGTGCGCCATTGGTACTGGTAGATGGCGTGGAACGTTCGATCAATAACCTTGATCCTGAAGATATTGAATCCTTCACGGTATTGAAAGATGCTTCCGGAACGGCTGTTTATGGTGTTAGGGGGGCAAACGGTGTAATCTTGGTGAAAACCAAATCCGGAAAAATCGGAAAACCACAGATTTTCTTCGACTACAATGAAGGAATAAGCACTTTTACCCGTAGGCCGAAACTTGCTGATGGTATCACTTATATGAATATGGCAAATGAAGCAAGCGTGGGAAGAGGGCTTTCAGAGCGATACAGTCAAGAGTATATCAACAACACGGCCTCCGGTATTGACCCTTTACTTTACCCGAATGTGAACTGGATGGACGAGATATTTAACGAAACGAGCAGAAACAGACGCGCCAATCTCAATGCAGGTGGTGGAGTGGAGAATGCACAGTATTATGTATCGCTTGCTTATTTCAACGAAACGGGTTTTCTGAGAACAGATGATCTGGAACAGTATAATTCCGCCCTGGATTTTAAACGCTATAATTTTACCAGTAACCTCAACCTAAAATTAACGGCTACAACTCGACTGGATTTAGGCCTGCAGGGCTTCGTTTCCAATGGCAATTATCCAGGCGAAAATACAGAAGATATTTTTGGTTCGGCCTTTGACGTATCGCCCGTAGAGTATCCCGTGATGTATCCTGGGGGTTTTATACCGGGTAGAGCTGCACAAGGGGGGTTCCGAAACCCTTATGCCGATTTAACCCGAAGGGGCTATCGTACGGAATTTAGAAATCAACTCTATTCGAATATCCGCTTAACTCAAGATCTGGCGATGCTCACGGAAGGACTTAATGTGAGTGCCATGTTTTCTTTTGATGCTTATAATGAGAATTTTATCAAACGATCGAAACGGGAAAGCACTTATTTTCCCGACATGAATCGGCCTTATAATGAAGACGGAAGCTTGAATTTAGTAGAAACATTTAATAGCGGCGGAAATTATTTGGGATATGACCCCCATAGAGCAGGTAATAGGCGTTTTTATACCGAGGCGTCTGCCAATTATGATCGTGGTTTTGGGAAACATCGTGTGGGAGGTTTGGCGTTATTTTATACACAGGATTATAATAACCCCTTTGCTGGCAGCTTTACGTCTTCCATTCCGGAGCGTCAGGTAGGGCTGGCTATGCGGGGCACATATTCATATGACGATCGCTATTTCGTTGAACTCAATGCAGGATATAACGGCTCGGAACTTTTTGCTCCCGGAAACCGCTACGGTTTCTTTCCTGCCTTCGGGTTGGGCTGGGTACCTTCCAACGAAAAGTTTTTTGAACCGCTAAAAGGGGCTGTTTCCTTCTTAAAATTCAGGTATTCAGACGGGGTGACAGGTATTGGCCGTATAGGCGATGGAAACGGGAGACGATTTGCTTATCTTACTTTGGTAGCCGACAATGCGTTAGGTTATGCTTTGGGTAGAGGATTTCAGAATACCGGTGGTATCAATGTAACCGATTATGGCGTGGATATTCGTTGGGCCGAATCACGGAAACAGAATTTAGGTGTAGAAATAAGAACATTAAAAGATAACCTTTACCTCATATTTGACATTTTTAGGGAGAATAGAACAGGCATATTCTTGCAGCGGCAATCAGTTCCGAGCTTCATTGGACTCGAAAATGCACCTTTTGGGAATTTGGGTGTGGTGGATAACAGAGGTTTTGATGCAACGCTTGAATACAATTTTCAGCTAGGGCAGGTTAATCTCGGACTGCGTGGAAATATTACCTATAACATGGATAAATTGGTGAACGACGATCGGCCTGAGCAACCGTATCCGTGGATGAGCTATCTTGGAAATAACGTGTTATCCCGCTATGGCTATATAGCCGAAAAACTATTTGATACACAAGAGGAAATCGATAATAGTGCGGTTCCGGGTGATCGCTCAAAGATACGACCTGGAGACATTAAATTTGCTGATCTGAATGGTGACGGCCTCATAAACGATTATGATCGAACACGGATCGGCCGCGGAGATGTACCTACAACCGTATACGGCTTTGGATTTGATTTCTCCTACAAAGGCTTTGCCCTCAGTACCTTGTTTCAAGGAGTGCATGATGCAGATGTCATGTTGGGCGGTTCGGCAATTATTCCTTTCAATGGCGGTGGCGGTTTAAGCAATTCTTACAGTAACATAACCGATCGATGGACACCCGAAAATCCACGCCAAGATGCCTTTTATCCAAGACTTGCTTACGGTGAAGACCAGAATTTCAATAATATCCAATCAAACAGTTGGTGGGTGAAGGATATAAGTTTTTTGCGGCTAAAGTCAGCACAGATCAGCTATAATCTACCACGGCATTTCACGAACAAATTCGGCATACAGAATGCCGCTGTATACCTGATCGGTATGAACTTGTTAACCTTCAGTAAATTCAATCTGTGGGATCCGGAACTAAATACCAGCAATGGAAGTAAGTATCCATTGGCCGCTACCTTATCTCTCGGTTTAAATCTTAAATTTTAA
- a CDS encoding RCC1 domain-containing protein, whose translation MWKYLMMALLFLPGNSGAQTKAKTTQEAVEQVKQNVETLKNLFRKKSKDSAKEGQGEPQGMQESTISPLNVQVVVGYYHVLAIADGVLYGWGDNTQGQLGLGVLSKEYTPRQIGTTNDWKMVAAAFFHSLAIKQDGSLWAWGWGNSAEMGLGQGNSKAHYPTQVGIDNDWRIVSTASSNSVGLKNDGTLWVWGSNVNACLGVGKTANSSVYIPTKVGTDQDWNQAVAGQHVNFAIKSNGTLWAWGRNTGSNILGIRTVNDVVQVPTQVGVDSDWENVYVHSRHGGASVVAVKKDGTVWTWGSNRSGKLGLGDEQERLYPERLTVEGNWIDFAFGDNYTIALEGDGSLWHSGNYQRYNATKIGEESGSTVLKRMHINGRWREAHLGMNFTALVDLQGNIWTYGINANGQLGWGVKESSDKLVKVALPTPVIANKTTNYASGDNGQLSQGAALLFGDLKCKLSIAEKNSIYSQLGFAVADDGKRFILGAEAKDYPFEAYVFPTDLNKDGMEEYFILYGNSYTSGMTGSNIIAFLKVSGGADYQAYLGFPGTLPDVLEAAGEEWPDLVIGGPGFELPVWRWDGGKYNFHRKISSSDLAKSGSVNIEDVSKKYLAIDAVLR comes from the coding sequence ATGTGGAAGTACTTGATGATGGCATTGCTTTTCTTGCCTGGAAACAGTGGTGCCCAAACGAAAGCGAAAACAACTCAGGAAGCGGTTGAACAAGTGAAGCAAAATGTAGAAACATTAAAAAATCTATTTCGCAAAAAAAGTAAGGATTCAGCAAAGGAAGGGCAAGGAGAGCCGCAGGGAATGCAAGAAAGTACCATCTCACCCTTAAACGTGCAAGTGGTGGTGGGATACTATCATGTGCTGGCGATAGCCGACGGTGTCTTATATGGTTGGGGAGATAATACACAGGGGCAACTTGGTTTAGGGGTATTAAGTAAGGAATATACACCAAGACAAATTGGAACTACCAACGACTGGAAGATGGTTGCGGCGGCTTTTTTTCATAGTTTGGCGATAAAACAAGATGGGTCCTTATGGGCGTGGGGTTGGGGAAATAGTGCCGAAATGGGACTTGGACAAGGTAACTCGAAGGCACATTATCCTACACAGGTAGGTATAGACAACGACTGGAGGATTGTTTCGACAGCCTCAAGCAATAGTGTGGGGTTGAAAAATGATGGTACACTATGGGTGTGGGGATCGAACGTCAATGCCTGCTTAGGTGTAGGAAAAACTGCTAATTCGAGCGTTTATATCCCCACAAAGGTAGGAACTGATCAAGATTGGAATCAGGCAGTGGCTGGACAGCATGTAAATTTTGCAATAAAAAGCAATGGTACTTTATGGGCTTGGGGAAGGAATACCGGTAGCAATATATTGGGTATACGGACAGTTAACGATGTGGTGCAGGTGCCTACGCAGGTAGGGGTGGATAGTGACTGGGAAAATGTTTATGTACATAGTCGGCATGGGGGAGCCAGTGTGGTTGCGGTAAAAAAGGACGGCACCGTCTGGACATGGGGATCAAACCGCTCTGGAAAACTAGGTTTGGGTGATGAGCAGGAGCGACTTTACCCGGAAAGACTAACGGTAGAAGGTAATTGGATCGACTTTGCCTTTGGCGATAACTATACCATAGCCTTGGAGGGCGATGGTTCTTTATGGCATAGCGGAAACTACCAACGCTATAATGCGACTAAAATCGGTGAAGAATCGGGCTCGACAGTACTAAAAAGAATGCATATCAATGGCAGATGGCGAGAGGCACATTTGGGAATGAATTTTACGGCTTTGGTCGATCTGCAAGGAAATATCTGGACTTATGGGATCAATGCAAATGGCCAATTGGGATGGGGCGTCAAAGAAAGCAGCGACAAGCTGGTTAAGGTTGCCCTGCCTACACCTGTTATCGCGAATAAAACAACCAATTATGCATCTGGTGATAATGGACAGTTAAGCCAAGGCGCGGCCTTGCTGTTTGGAGATTTAAAGTGCAAGCTAAGTATTGCGGAGAAAAACAGTATATATAGTCAATTGGGTTTTGCTGTAGCGGATGACGGTAAACGGTTTATCCTTGGAGCAGAGGCAAAGGACTACCCTTTTGAAGCGTATGTTTTCCCCACAGACCTAAATAAAGATGGTATGGAAGAGTATTTCATCTTATATGGCAACTCATATACCTCAGGAATGACCGGGAGCAATATCATTGCTTTTTTAAAGGTGAGTGGCGGTGCGGATTATCAGGCCTACCTGGGTTTTCCCGGTACTTTACCCGACGTGTTGGAAGCAGCTGGTGAAGAGTGGCCGGATCTGGTTATTGGCGGACCGGGCTTTGAGCTTCCTGTTTGGCGATGGGACGGAGGGAAATATAATTTTCATCGAAAAATAAGTAGCTCAGATCTGGCCAAATCAGGTTCCGTGAATATTGAAGATGTCAGCAAAAAATATCTGGCAATTGACGCCGTACTAAGGTAA